In Dama dama isolate Ldn47 chromosome 10, ASM3311817v1, whole genome shotgun sequence, the sequence CGGGGCCACCAGGGGCGCCGGGCCCGTCTCCATGTCAGCGGGCCGCCCCTCACATCCCCCCGCAGCGGCGGCCGCAAAAGGCGCCGCCCCTCAGGCCGCTTCGCGCCGCCCGCCGAGGAAGGGGAGAAGGCGAAGGGCGCGGCCTGGCGCGCGCCGGGGTCGAGGGCGGCGCGCGGGCGGCTGCCCAGCGCGCGGAGCCGGGAAAAGGGTCCCGGGGCGCCAGGCCGCCGGGGTCTCGCTCGCGCCCTCTACCTCCCTCTCGCTCTCTCGccgccgccccctccctcccGCTTCGGGCGAGCGGCAGACCTCGCGCCTGCGCACAGGCCCCAGTGCCGGCCCAGCTGCCTGCGTCTCTGCGCTTTACGCCTGCGCGCGAGCAGTCCCATCGCGCTCCTTTTTTCTCCCGCCTCGTCAGAGGTCTTGGACGAATAATAAGAGAGAAGGAACTGGGTTTCTGCCAATCGTTGGgagggtgggtggggctggaggtgggaagggggtgggtAATTTgggaagaggaaacagagaaggCGGAGGGTTATAAAACCAATGAGAGGGCGAGTGAAACCTAGCGGAGGCGGGACGAAGGGATTAACTAATAGAAAAGCGGGAAGCCGAACCTCCTGGCCAATAAGGATGACTGAAGAGTGACAGACCGTGGAAGGAGGCGGGTGCTGTGCGAGAAGAGGCGGGCCTATCTAAAAAAGAATGGTTAAAAGGGAGCCAATGAAAAGGGAAGTGGGCGGAGGTCAGTTTGACAGACAGTGATAGCTATTTGGGCGGTGACAGACAGCATCCGCAGTCAATAGCAGCTGAGGGATTCTTTGGGTCTCCCAAGAAGGAAGGAATGACAGCTGCGAGGGGCGGGCCAAATTAGCGATTAATTTGCCTCGTCAGCCAATGAATGCACCTTCTCACTTTAGCGataagggaggaagagagacagcTGTCTCAGCCAATGGCAGCATCCAAAGGAAAGGGGTGCTACCAGCAGGCGGTGCCAAGCCAGGGATGTCGGTGACAACCGGAGACAAGCGCGGGAGGGGGTGACAGTTGGGGACAGCGCGGAGAGAGGCGGGGTTCGGGGGCATTGGTGAAACCCTTAGCAAATAAACGCCACGCTGCCCTGCCTGAGTCCTCTCTTGGGCCAGTTCTCCATTCAGCTCCCAAACCCACCACTGATTAGGTGCTCTCTGATCAAGTACTCTTGCCCTTCACTCTGTCTCTCATTCTTATCCCAGTCCGCTACAAACCCCAGGTGACTATAACAAGACCCCCCAAATCCTGTAACTCGTCCTTCTGGATCCACCGTTTCCTGTGGGTATCCCAACCCCTAAGTCCCTGTCCTCAGATCCATCTATCTGAGCTCCTCCCAGAATCCAGGCTCCAGTTCCTCAGAACTCATCCTCCGAGTGCCCCCTCCATTCTAGTGGGAAGCCCAGACCTCAAATCATGGATTCCCACTACCATGAACTCCCATATCTCTGTTCTTATTCTTTGGAGGATGCAGAACAAACCCTCTGAACTCCTCTCTCCTCATTGACACACTGTTCTGTGCTCCTCCTTCTCTGCTAGGAAACCAGACCCCAATCTCATAATCCCCCTACTCCCcgcctcaccccaccccagctaCCCTAGACCACAAACACAAAGCCCAGACTTTACCAGCCCCTCCTCTCTCTGGGCTCCATCTCCCTGAGGCCCAGGATTCAGGATTCAGCCCCAGAAGGGCTCCAATTTCTGTGCAAAGTCCACCATCCTGAAATTTCAGTCAGGCCTAGCTAGCTCCCAGCTTCCCAGTTGCTtggtctctgagttctctgaggcTCCTTTTCCCAGCTCAGACTCAGATCCTGTGAACTCCAGTGTCTGAGATCTGCCGCTCTTGATCTCCTTCTCTTCAAACTCCCCACTTTCCATTAGGCCCAAGCTTTCTAAGCACGTCCTCCATTCCCTTCTATTGagttctcctcccctcccacaaCCCAGTAAGAAGTGGGCTCTTCCCTGCGCCTGGACCCCCATGGTAACCTTATAAGGTGAGGCAGCTGTCGACTGAGGCAGGGAGgggccagtgcaggaggccaAGGGCAGCTGCTAAGTTTAGGGTGGCTCCTTCTCCCTTCTTAGAGACAACAGGTGGCTTGACCTCAGTGCCCAGAAAAGAAACTGTCTTAGAGGCATTGGCATGAGTCTGGAGGAGGGAGCGGGGAGGAGGCAACTTCTTCAGGACATCGGGTCCCaaaaggagcaggaggaggaggagacatggGTGTCCTTGCCAACCTTGAACCTCCTGGGGCTTCctcagccactatttccccagACCTCCACTGTATGGAATGGACTGAggcactgaggcccagagggttGGGAGAGGGGACCTCAAAATCACACAGTCAACCAAGCTGGTTCTTGCCCAGATTGGAGAGAGAAGTCATTGGCCATCCAGCCACCAAGGTGGAGGTGACTAATTAACTTCTCTCTTGGTGTCTTTGACTCCCCTCCTCTTGAGTTCCAACTTTTACGTCCATATCCAAAAAAGTGATTATAGACTCACACGAGACCATGTCCTTCtcctatttcaaaacttttcaaggcTCCCAAGGTCTCAGCCTTCAGTCTGGCATTGAAGACTCTCCAATCTCCGGTGTCCAGCCCCTTGTATCCTCTGCTCAAGCCCCATCCCAATTCTGGTGAGCTGAACACTTCTGATCTTTGATTTTTCCAGGCCTTTGCCCATCCTTGCCCTCCACTTAGCATGTCTGTTCCTCCACTTCCACCTGACACTTCTAGTGGCCTTCATAAGGTCATTTCAGTACTCCTACACAGGCCCACTATGCCCTCTACATCTATATTCCAACTAGTGTGTCATTTTCTGCATTTACCCTCTCTCCTCAGCTAGACTGTAAGTTCTACCAAGGCAGGGCCTGTATATTAATCGTAATGATTGTAAGAATTCTCTggatgtccagtggttaggactctaggCTTTCATtgccgagggcccaggttcaatccctagtcggggaactaagatcccagaagttGTGCAGTgctgcccccccccaaaaaaaaaaattataatgatcATACATCACTAATTGTTTCCCAATAGTGTTCACATCCACAAGTTCTTTGGCCTGGGAATtaccttcccattttacagagggggaAACCAGGGCCCAGAGAGTTGGAGCACAAAACCCAATGTCACAGAGCAGGCTCTCTGCTCCAGGCTGTCTAGTCTCTTCATACTTAGTGATTCCATGCCCCATATCTTCCCTCACAAACTCCTCCCTCTCCTTAAAGGGGATATAGAAGACTTCCTGATCCTTCAGCTTCCCCAGATAGCTCTCTCCCACTTTTAACCTCTGTCACTACCCCAACACATACATACTCTTGACTGTGAACTCCACAATGGAGGGACTGTGTTTGTCCAAGTGCACCCACATGGTGGGGGGAGGGACAGCAAGGGATGTCTTTGGTCAGACTTCAGCCTCCCTTCTCCAACGCCTCCATGTTTGATCAGACCCAGATCCAGGAGTTCAAAGAGGTAAATATGGGGAGAAGGGAGACTGAAGTATGGCCCAGTGCCTGGTACACTATTGATGCTTAATAAATTTACTGGGTTTAAACCTTGCAGCGATACAAGAGCCTGGTTCGTCTCTCTCCTAGTCCGGTGTCTCAGCCTGGGCTCCCTCTGAACTCTGGCACATTCCAGCCTCTTTTGGGGAGAAAGAACATCCCTTCCTGCCCAGGGCCTAGTGAGACATGCAGCCCAAGAcaccctcccttctctctccctccctaggCTCCAGCTGCTGCTGGCCCtccaagaaaggagccttgagctGGGCTATTTTGGTATCTGGGGTGGGCACCCACAGGGCTAAGGTTACAGTGGTATGTTAAGGGCTCCCTGGGACAGGACTATATAACTCCAGAGGGAGTGCTCCAGACGGACTCTCTGCTCCTTTCCAGCCAGAGCCACTGCCTTGCCCCCGGGAGACCCAAGACATGGTGAGTGAGAATCCCCCAGCCCAAGCTCAGATCTCTCAGACCTCAGGGCAGCCTCACCCTTTGAAAGGAAGGAGCTGATTCCAAGTCTGGCAAGAGGAAAAAAGATGAATCTTCCCTTTCTTGGTATCGTTAATGGGGAATATATAGAATGATACCCTAAAGGACCCAACCAAGGATAATCTGCCCAGACACTCCACTCAAAGGAGCCCAGTCCCTCTCAAAAGCACACTCCTCCACCTTTCTAAATCCCCTGGAACCAGCCAGGCCAGGATTCAcactcccattttataaatgagaaggtAGAGGTTCAGACAAGGTGAATGAGTGGATCAGGGACACACAGCAAGTCTAGAACTCAGAGGAGCCAGGCTCAGGGCACTGAGAAGGCAAGAAACGTTTCACTTGTTGGGTAGGGTGGAAGGATGGGCACTTGAGGGCTTCAGATAGAAATTTGACGATCCAACTGAAACAAGTCCCCTCAGCAAAGAGTCGTAAGGAAGGGGAAGCCTAGAGTCAGAAGAGTTGCTTTAGAAGAATGAACTCTAAGAGTTCATTGCCTCCAGAGGAGTAAGGATGGGTTCACGAACCCCTCTGCCCAACCCTCATCCTTCAGGCACCCAAGAAGGCCAAGAGAAGGGCAGCGGCAGAGGGCGGAAGCTCCAGTGTCTTCTCCATGTTTGATCAGACCCAAATCCAGGAGTTCAAGGAGGTAagtgtggggagaagggagacTGAAGGCTGACCAAAGGCACCCCttgctgcccctccccccactcctcCCTGGAATGTGCACCTgtttgggggaaggagaagggctTAGATTCCTTACTCCCCTCCCTGCTTGGAGTGTAAGAGGACCTTTGACTGGCAACCAGAATCTCAGAATCTGATCTGCCTGGAGTAAGGATGCTGAAACTCGGTCACGGGAGACATAATCTCTCCTTGCCTCTGCCCTCCACAGGCCTTCACAGTAATTGACCAGAACCGGGATGGCATTATTGACAAGGAAGACCTGCGGGACACTTTTGCAGCCATGGGTGAGCTGCCTCCTCTACTTGAAAAGATTCAAGGCTGCAGAGTCCTGGGCGTTCAGCAGCTGTGGGTCCCAGTCCTGCCAGGTCCAACTTGGGACTCAGTCTATCCAGGATAAAAAATGGATGggataaaaaaaaatggatgggATGATCTGAATTTATAGGAAGCATTATTCTCTGGCTGCAAGACCCCACTCCTGCCCCTGCTTCCCCAACCCTGTTCTAGGGCGTCTCAATGTGAAGAACGAGGAGCTAGACGCCATGATGAAGGAAGCCAGTGGGCCCATCAACTTCACTGTCTTCCTGAACATGTTTGGGGAGAAGCTCAAAGGTGAATGAAGTATGATGTGTCCTTGGTCCAACCCCTCAGCTGCCTCGCCTCAGAACTTGCAGGGACTGACCCTTTAGCAATCCTTCAGCTACATGTGCCCTCTGACCACCCCCCCTCCAGGTGCCGACCCTGAGGATGTGATCACTGGAGCCTTCAAGGTCTTAGACCctgaggggaaaggcaccatcaaGAAGCAATTGTAAGTGACACACTCCAGCTGCTCCCACACAGAAAGCCTCTTTCAATTCCCACCAAGAGTTAGGCACTGCCAGGGAtaagggtggctcagacagtaaagaatctgcctgaaatgcaggagacctgggtttgatccctgggttgagaagaactcctggaggagggcatagtacccatttcagtattcttgcctagagaatcccttgagAAGCTcttgagaggagcctggcaggctacagtccatggggtcgcaaagagtcggacgtgactgatcGACTAAGCACCGCATAGAACAGGGATAAGGGAAAAATCAGGACTGTGGAAATGGGCGATGGAACACAGAAAGAAGGGCAAAAGGGGAGGCTAGAGTGTTTGGGAGACCAGTGAGGAATCCAGAATGACCCCGGTTTTCAAGACGAGACTGGGAATGGCAAGGGGGATGAGGTGGGAGGGCGTGGAAAGGAATCACGAAGTCCAATCTCAAACCTCCCCTATATCACCTCTCTCCAGCCTGGAGGAGCTGCTGACCACGCAGTGTGACCGCTTCTCCCAGGAAGAGGTGAGTGGAGGAGGGGTCTGGGAGAAGCGGAGGGACGGGAGAAGGGGAATGTAAGGAACCAGTTGGCGATACCCGGCCTGGTTTCCGCAGATGAGGAACATGTGGGCTGCCTTCCCCCCCGACGTGGGCGGCAACGTAGACTACAAGAACATCTGCTACGTCATCACGCATGGCGACGCCAAGGACCAGGAGTAGAGCGGACCCTTTTCGGCCTCTGCTAGTCAGCACCTTCCTGCCAGTCCGACCTCCCCACCCAGACTCCTAATAAATCGAAAGGGTCTCGTTTCTTATCCGCGGCGCCTTCAGTGCGTTTGTGCGAGTGGGACTCGGGTGGGAGGCTGGGCAGAAACACCGGCTGGCACGAAACGGGTGCccagcaaatgaatgaataaatagtgGCCCGGAGGCCTGGGTGGAGCGGTTCCGCCCGCTACGCCCGCCACTTATTCCCGCTGGGAAAGAGAAGATTTGTATGGCCTCAGAGAAACTCAGTTTTTATTGAAGTCATGATTgggagaagtggggaggggatggaggtGTTCAGGGTTGGCAGAGGAGGTCGCGCTCCTCAAGTGAGCTGGGGCGGAGCCAAAGGCGGGGCTACAAATTTCAGGATTGGGAGATCCTGAGAGCCCGCCCCTTAGAAGGGCGGGCCTTACAGGCTGCGAGGTAAAGAAAACCCCGATGGGGGCCTCAGAGAGCGTCCGACTGCTCGCCTTGAGCCTGGCTCAGCTGCATCTGGGCctgcatcttctccaacatctcTTGCATGCGGCGCAGCTGTGcggggaaagattgcaggcattGAGTCCGGGCGCGGCCAGAGAGGGGCTCCGAAGAGGACTTGGGGGTCTTGGTCTGGGGGAAAGCTCACCTCCTCGTCTTTCTCGCGGATCAACTTCTCCGTATCGGCCAGAGGCAGCATGGGCAGCGGGATCTCTGTAGCGCTCTGGCGGGAAAGCTTACTAAGGGgatgggagagaaggaaaggaatcaGAGGCGAGGGCCTTGGTTGAGTCACCGCCGCGAGACAGGATCTGGAGTTCGTTTGGAGTTTAGGAGGCGGGGCCATATCCTTAGGTTAGGGCTGTAAGCAAAGGGGATGGGGAAAGAAAGGCTCTGGGAGAGAAGGTGAAGGTCGAGGTCATGGAGAGTGAGGGCGGGGCCTTGGAAGCACCTAACTGCCCGCGCTGGCTCTCACCTACGGCTGGCTCGATCCCGCGCCCCAGGCCGGGCCAGGCTCTGTAGGCAGCGGGCCCGGTAGCCCTCGTAGAGCAGGTCGTGTGTCACCTCCTTCAGGTCCTGCAGGTGTGTCTGCACGAGCATCCGTCGCAGGTTCAGGAAGTCGCAGTGATGTGGATTCTCCACTGGGGGGCGGACCCGCGAGCGTCAGGGAACTTGGATCGGGTCGGCTGCCCAAGGACCCCTCTTTGGGCTCCGAGGACCCCTGGGACCAGAACTTTCCCCAACTTCACATGTTGGGTACGGTTGGCTGGGAGGAGGCCTGGGCTCCCTGCTGGCCTCAGAACTCGTACCCGGCCTTACTCACCCTCTACAGTGCCCCAGGAGTAGTGACGTCCCCTCACCGGTCGGGGCCCGCCGTCCCGAACTACTTCGCAGGAACCGACGACCGCAAAAGGGATGCTTTCCTAGAGGGGAGGAGTCAGCGATCTCCATCCTCTCGCCGCCCCGTGGACAGAAACCTCTCTCAGCTTCCACCTCCACATCCGCCTCCCCTGGCTTCTCAGTCCTGTCCTGCTTTGCCTCTGTACCTTCATCTCTGCATCCTGCCTCTTGAAGTCTTCATCCTCATCAGAGTCACATTCGGGGAACTGGTAGATGTTGATCTCTTCCTCCTTCAACTGTTCCCGGATCTTGGAGGAGACAGATGCAGACAGAAACACAAAGGCTGTGAGCCACAAAGACATTGCCTCACCAGAGACAGTGAGATCTGGATACAGACACGGgatgaaagagacagagaggaaggcGTGAAAAACATAGATGGTGAGAGATGGGCATCCAGGAAGACTGAAAACAAAATCTCAGACGAtgagagacagagacatagatGATGAAAAACTGAGACCTTACCCTAAGAGGAAAGCCTGATGTTTGGGAAGTTTTGAAGATGAGCAGACACCAAAAGACCAGGAGAGAGAGACATAAGTGAAAACAGTGGGAGAGGGCACTGAAGAAGTGGGGAGATGGGGGCATGGTCAGCATCCTGGGGCCAGACAGATAAAATGGGCAGTTATGTCCACATTCCTGCCCTCAGACAGATCTTAGCCAAGCATCCAGTCCAGGGATTTTATTCTGAGCCTCCAGAGATGTGGCTTCCTGAGGCAGCTTATGACCCACCTTTCTCAAAAACTTTCTTCCAGTCTAGCCTGACATGTCACACTCCAAAAAGGCTACCCCAAGATCAAAGAAGTCAAAGCTGAGTTCAGCTTTTGTCTTGACTTTTGGCTTCATGTGCAGGCCAAAGGTCAGAGGCCACCACACATACCTTCTGTTTGAGGGCCTGTGTTTCCTTCGGCATCAGGGCATCTGCTTTGCCAATGACTGGGATGATGTTGACCTTCTCGTGCACCGCCCGGAGAAAGGCCACATCTAGGGGACGGAGCCTGCACCCAGAAATTGGTCAGGGCTCAGTTTCAGGGTACAgagacccgcccccccccccccgactgcCGGCCCTCCCCAAATGTCCCAACCCCCTAGGGTGTCCCACAGACCCCCGGCCAAAGGGTGAGATGAAGTAGAGGCAGCAATGGACGCGTGAATCCTGGATGTTCTTCCGGTTCAGGCCACTCTCATCCCGAAGATACTGCTCAAACTGCTCCTCAATGAAGCGCACCACAGGCAACCAgctgggggtgtggggagagCAGTCAGAGATCCGGACGGCAGGGGAGTGAAGGGGGCGAGGCTAGCCGGGACTGTGGGGGTGAGAAGCAGGGTCTTTGGCTCCAACCAAAAATGTCAGAAGAAACTGGCAGGTGAGATGTTGGGAAGCACAAGGCGTTTTGGGCCCCAAGACCACTGGAAACAGCTCCCGCTTTTGCGGGGGCGTGGGTAGGGCAGGGCAGATCAGCCCTGAATCTGACCCCTCGGTCTCCACAGAGTAGCCACATTGGGAAGCTGAGCCCTGGGCTCTCCCCCATTCCTCACCAGTCTGAACAGTCCACTGAGTCCCCAAAGCCAGGTGTGTCCACCACAGTCAGCTTCACCTTAATACCCCCCTCCTCGATCTCCACTCCCCGGCGCTCGATGGTCAGCGTTTGCGTCAAGCGAGCTATGAGGATGGGGAGAGGTCAGGGAGCTGGCGAGGGGTCTGAagcaggactaatttcctttctcAGACTCACAGTTGCCCCCCACCCATTTTTCAGGGGAGGAGACTGAGTCTCGGAGAAAAGCAGTGAGCTGCCTGAGTTCCCCAGAATGTCATGGGAGacccagaaggaaaggaagggtgTGCAGTCTGGGGACATGAAAGGAGAGGGGTCAGAGGGCCTGGGCagtgtggtggggagaggggcgtCTTACCACTGGCTTCTGGTATTTGCCGATCCTCATAGAGGTTGGTGAGAAATAGGCTGTTGATGAGGGTAGATTTTCCCAGGCCTGACTCCCCTGTGGACAGGTCAAGCCCAGCTGGTCAGGTGAGGGGACAGCCAAGGTCTCTTGAGGACCccctaccaggcccctctccaAAGCCCTCAGACCTGCCACCATGAGTGTGAAGTCAAACCCCTTCTTAACAGACTTGCGATGCAGCTGGTTG encodes:
- the MYL11 gene encoding myosin regulatory light chain 11, which produces MAPKKAKRRAAAEGGSSSVFSMFDQTQIQEFKEAFTVIDQNRDGIIDKEDLRDTFAAMGRLNVKNEELDAMMKEASGPINFTVFLNMFGEKLKGADPEDVITGAFKVLDPEGKGTIKKQFLEELLTTQCDRFSQEEMRNMWAAFPPDVGGNVDYKNICYVITHGDAKDQE
- the SEPTIN1 gene encoding septin-1 gives rise to the protein MGKGTQESRTSRSRSWFSPLLWASWSISAPIVPAPLFAALNFLPHQRKWGEPSGAATAIGAMDKEYVGFAALPNQLHRKSVKKGFDFTLMVAGESGLGKSTLINSLFLTNLYEDRQIPEASARLTQTLTIERRGVEIEEGGIKVKLTVVDTPGFGDSVDCSDCWLPVVRFIEEQFEQYLRDESGLNRKNIQDSRVHCCLYFISPFGRGLRPLDVAFLRAVHEKVNIIPVIGKADALMPKETQALKQKIREQLKEEEINIYQFPECDSDEDEDFKRQDAEMKESIPFAVVGSCEVVRDGGPRPVRGRHYSWGTVEVENPHHCDFLNLRRMLVQTHLQDLKEVTHDLLYEGYRARCLQSLARPGARDRASRSKLSRQSATEIPLPMLPLADTEKLIREKDEELRRMQEMLEKMQAQMQLSQAQGEQSDAL